The region cattaaaaaccttgctgaaatatggtttttaaatttttcgaattttttcctaggggtacccctacaaaattgtgggttttcgcactttccccacttttgccccttcggatggccatagctctgccaatttgtatccgatcaggaaataaagtaccatttagtaatcagcgaactctgAAGATACTTtcttcattaaaaattttgctGAAATATGGATTggacaaatattaaaaattgttgttttcttgtcttgtttttttcctttattcACAAGGTCAATTTAGGAATTACAAAGTGGCCAGTGCGTCCTGGCATGTTTTGCTAAAGGCCAAAGTGTCCTCACATTCCTTGGTCTTGGACCAACGATCCGCAGGACAATTGTGGAAGAACTGACGGATGACGCACGCTAGAACCACGCTGGGCTTAGGCTCACAGAACTGCTGGGACATCTGTTTAAAGATAGGCTTCGACAGGAACTTGGAGGTATTGTCCTCGCCTGTGGAATTCCAAGTCTTTAATCCTGATCTTTACTTTGCGATTTTTACTTACTTTTGCCATGGCAGTGGTCGAAGGCATTAATCATTTCCTTGGCATACTCAGGATCGTTTCCGAACTTTGAATTAAAATACTTCCTGACACCATCCATGTTCACGTTGTTGTCCTTCATCAGGTCGAGTTTGTTTAGGATGCACTTGCCAAAGCACGTGCCTCGAATGGCCCGATCCGCCGTGATGTCCACCAAAGCCTCCTCGGTCTGGCTGGCCAGATGAAAGCCCGTCTCCTTGGCGCAGTTCTCAATGATGTCGTTGTGGCCATCGGGATGCTTGCAGCAGTAATGGATGTGCTCCTCATTGATGGACTCGGGTTTGTCGCAATCAATCTGGATGCCACTGGCAATCTGGGAAGGatccaattaatttaaaaggaTTAAGAATTCAGAGAATAACAACTCACCCAAATCAGGGACGCGAAACTCAGCAGAATCATGAACCTCATGTTGGGCAGAGACTTTCTGCCAAACCACTCACATTGAACGGCTTATATACCAGTTGGACTTATAAATATAATGAAAACAGGAAATTAGCTGCACTTAATCCAATGCCAACACCCATCAATGTGTCGGAGTCTGAAATCATTTACCATTTTTCCGCACATTGCACTTCCACATTACAACCGCCATTTGTTACATTTAATTAAGCAATCCAATTTGGAATTAGATTGATTAAACATTGAGCGCCATTTTATAAATGTTGTGCCGACTGTTGATTCTGTCCAT is a window of Drosophila bipectinata strain 14024-0381.07 chromosome 2R, DbipHiC1v2, whole genome shotgun sequence DNA encoding:
- the Obp58c gene encoding general odorant-binding protein 67, which translates into the protein MRFMILLSFASLIWIASGIQIDCDKPESINEEHIHYCCKHPDGHNDIIENCAKETGFHLASQTEEALVDITADRAIRGTCFGKCILNKLDLMKDNNVNMDGVRKYFNSKFGNDPEYAKEMINAFDHCHGKSEDNTSKFLSKPIFKQMSQQFCEPKPSVVLACVIRQFFHNCPADRWSKTKECEDTLAFSKTCQDALATL